DNA sequence from the Anas acuta chromosome 21, bAnaAcu1.1, whole genome shotgun sequence genome:
ccatgggaggcagctccccccagccccctgctcctgtgtgggctgcATGGCTGAAGCTCCGGCTTGGGGcttgctcctgcgggggctctccatgggccgcagcctcctccaggccacatccccCTACTCCACGGGGGGCTCCTCCAgacatgggggggctgcagtgtggagatctgctccatggggcacccatgggtgcagggggacagcctgctccaccaggggcctctccctgcacaggccgaaggggaactgctgctgcctgcctggagcacctcctgccctccagcactgcccttgggggctgcagggctggccctcacccctctctctcccagctgctgttccccatcaatgtttctggttttgtatttgtttttgtttttttttcctttcttaaatctgctcttaAAATCTTAAAAGGCGTTGGATCCTGGAGTGATTTAACCTGAGCCCCGCACAGACGCTTGCTGACTGCCCTTCGGGGGGTGAGGCAGAGAATCAGGAAGGGACATGCATTTCTTCCTACACAAACCCAAACCATGGGAGTTCCAGTGGACATTAACcgagaggaaaacaaactggcctcctcctcctgggctgAGATTTGACAAGTgtggggcggccccggggcggtGCTGGGTGAGATGGGGCGCTCCCTGCTCCATCTTTTATCCGTGTTATCGGCGTGCTGAGGGCAGACGggcactgccagcacagcagcagtcctgcaagcacagcagcaggtaCAGTGGGTTCTAGGGGTGGAGGGAGGCCTGCAGGAgatggtggaatggggcagCCATTGGTCCTGCAGCATCTTCTCTGCCTGGGGGTGAGCTCTGCCCACTCTGAGTGACATTTTCTCACCTTTTGTCCTAGCGATGCCAATTGAAATCAAAAAAGTGGTTATTGGGGCCACCGCTGGAGTAGGTAAGTTTCTGGTCCCCGGCTTGGTCACGGAGCACCCGTGTCATGGGATGGGTGAGCAGAGGTCGGGGGCAAGGGCTGCCCCGTGCCTGGGCTGGGCACCCAGCGAGGCTTCAGCCGGGCTCTGGTGTGCTGGGGAACCCGTCACCAGCCACTGCTGAAGCCCTGCACgcctttccccttctccctgggGATGGTGCGTCCCCGACCctgtgccccacagcccccgctCTTTGTCTGACACCCCGTCCCCTTGGGATGGGACCTGGCATGCGGGTAGCAGATGTGTCGGTGTCCCTCCTGCAGGACTGGCTCTCTTCGGCATCCCAGCAGCCGTCTCTGTGCTGGGGTTTAAGGCGGGCGGCATCGCCGCGGGGTCCATGGCTGCGAAGATGATGTCGGCGGCTGCCATAGCCAACAACGGAggagtggctgcaggcagcaccgtGGCCGTGCTGCAGTCGGTCGGTGAGTGGTGGGGTGCTGAGCTGCATCACACATGCAGGAGCAAGAGGGTTGTGAGCTCAGcttgctgcagagcctgggccCTTCAGTGCATCCTTGGCTTTATGCACCCAAACCCATGGGGAGGGGATAAATCCTTGGTGTGCTAGGAAGACTCAGGGCTTGCTGGGATATGGGACCCCATGCTGAAGACTTGGGCCTGAGCAGATATTTGTCTGCTCTTCTGCCGGGAGTGCTTGTGTCCCTTGGTAGCTCTGGTCATTACCAGAAGGGAGAGCTGGAAGGGCTCGGCCGTGCTGAGGGAGCAGAGCCCCTGCATGGTGGTGAACTGGCATGGGTCAGGAGAAGTCCTCGGTTCTCTCTGTCCCGTGCTCAGCAGTGAACACCCAAGGGCCCAGGCATTATGCCTCTTTCTATacttgcaggagctgcaggactcTCTGCTGGTGCCAAAATTGGGCTGTCATCAGCCCTGGGGACACTCGGTGGAATAGTTGGAGCCAGGAAACCCTAAGGGAGCACAGCTCCAGGTGGCAAACCCAAGGAATGCCAGGAGGCAGCGGACGGCGCAAGGAAGagccctgccagcccagcagctcctcagcagccaCGCAGGGAGCTGCCGACCTGCTTGAGCACTgagcacatggaaaataataaaaatggctttGCAGGTGATGTGTCGTGGTGGCTCGTGTGTGTCTGTGTCAGGGGGTGTGCTGGTTTTACACGGgtaggcagctgagctccaccatggccactccccctcctcaaagggaaaagggaaagagaaactATGGCAGAAAGGGTTCAAAGGTTGAGATAGTGACAGGGAAACCACTCAACACTTAccgtgacaggcaaaacagacttagcCTAGGGAAATTAGagaaatttattgcctattactaactATGCAGAGAAGCgagaaacaaaacatattaaaacatatttcccccatccacccttttccacctccccctgagcggcacaggggaatgggggctgcggtcaaTATTTGGCATgtttcccctgctgctccctcatgGCCACTCCCTggccctgtgctgtggggtctgtcccacgggatgccgtcctgcccgaactgagcctgcggggcctgcccacaggcagcagctcctccagaactgctcccacacggctccgtcccacgaggttcatcccccaggagcaaacggctccagcacgggtcccccacgggtgggcagcagctccccccagccccctgctcctgcgtgggctcctctccacggctgcagctctggcctggggcctgctcctgcgggggctctccatgggccgcagcctcctccaggccacatccacctgttccaccgggggctcctccagccatgGGGGCGCTGCTCCatggggcacccatgggtgcagggggacagcctgctccaccaggggcctctccctgcacaggccgcaggggaactgctgctgcctgcctggagcacctcctgcctcctgcactgcccttgggggctgcagggctggccctcacccctctctctcccccagctACTGTTCCCCATcaatgtttttggttttgtttttttcttttcttaaatctgctctcacagaggtgcaaacaacacCACTTCTTGGCCCAGCTCTGGCCAGGGAGGGCACACGAGGGGTTTGGGCTGGGGCTgacttctcctcttcctcagggGGATCAGGAACCCCCACAGCTCTGAGGGTTGTGTGTCAGCTGCCGGGGCTGTCATCGGGTCCCTGCTGTGACGCCGTGGATTCCCCACCAGGACCCCGCTGGTGCCTGCGTCCACTGCCCTGGATCCCCCCACAGGCCCCTGGGTCTCTCCTGTGACCCCCCTGTATCTGAGCCTCTGGATAAAGGCGTTGGATCCTGGTGTGGTTTAACCTGAGCCCCGCACAGCCGCTTGCTGACTGCCCTCGGGTGGTGAGGCAGAGAATCAGGAAGGTACATGCATCGTCCATGTGGTTCTTCCTACACAAACCCAAACCATGGGAGTTCCAGTGAACATTAACCGAGAGGAAAACAAaccggcctcctcctcctgggctgAGATTTGACGAGTGTGGGGCGGCCCTGGGGTGGTGCTGGGTGAGATGCGTTGCTCCCTGCGCCATCTTTTATCTGTGTTATCTGTGTGCCAAG
Encoded proteins:
- the LOC137843040 gene encoding interferon alpha-inducible protein 27-like protein 2A translates to MPIEIKKVVIGATAGVGLALFGIPAAVSVLGFKAGGIAAGSMAAKMMSAAAIANNGGVAAGSTVAVLQSVGAAGLSAGAKIGLSSALGTLGGIVGARKP